In one window of Eubalaena glacialis isolate mEubGla1 chromosome 13, mEubGla1.1.hap2.+ XY, whole genome shotgun sequence DNA:
- the PRSS53 gene encoding serine protease 53, protein MKGSWGPRLLILGAVVFIEGLQAAQRACGQRGPGPSTPQEGSTVPGEWPWQASVRREGVHICSGSLVADSWVLTAAHCFEKVAVTELHSWSVVLGSLKHEGLSPGAEEVRVTALQLPRAYKHYSQGSDLALLRLAHPMAHTPLCLPQPAHRFPFGTHCWATGWDQDNDVPRALRNIRLRLISRPTCNCLYNRLHQRLLASPARPGMLCGGPQPGVQGPCQGDSGGPVLCREPDGHWVQAGIISFATDCAQEHTPVLLTDVTAHSSWLQAQAQAAAFLAQDAETPEISDEDSCVACGSLRREGPQAEAPSPWPWDARLKHQGKLACGGALVSEEVVLTAAHCFTGRQTPEEWTVGLGAGTEERGLKKVILHGMYTHPEGGYDVALLLLAQPVTLGSSLRPLCLPYADHRLPDGEHGWVLGLARQGAGTSSPQTVPVTLLGPRACSRLYAALGSDRTPILPQVVCTSAVGEPPGCEGLSGTPLVHEVRGTWFLAGLHSFGDACEGPARPAVFTVLPTYENWVSSLEWQVYFAEEPEPEAEPESCPANKSTWPWGLVPTLPPQTPSLSTWGRAGQGLA, encoded by the exons ATGAAGGGGAGCTGGGGACCGAGGCTGCTCATCCTGGGAGCCGTGGTCTTCATAGAGG GTCTTCAAGCGGCTCAGCGTG CATGCGGGCAGCGTGGCCCTGGTCCCTCCACGCCTCAGGAGGGCAGCACGGTGCCTGGCGAGTGGCCGTGGCAGGCCAGTGTGAGGAGGGAGGGGGTCCACATCTGCAGCGGGTCCCTGGTGGCGGACAGCTGGGTCCTCACTGCGGCCCACTGCTTCGAAAA GGTAGCAGTCACGGAACTGCACTCCTGGTCAGTTGTCCTGGGTTCTCTGAAGCATGAAGGGCTGAGCCCAGGGGCTGAGGAGGTGCGGGTGACAGCTCTGCAGCTGCCCAGGGCCTATAAGCACTACAGCCAGGGCTCGGACCTGGCCCTGCTACGGCTCGCCCACCCCATGGCCCACACACCCCTCTGCTTGCCTCAACCTGCCCATCGCTTCCCCTTTGGGACCCACTGCTGGGCCACTGGCTGGGATCAGGACAATGACG TTCCCAGGGCCCTACGGAATATACGCCTGCGTCTAATCAGCCGCCCAACGTGTAACTGTCTCTACAACCGCCTGCATCAGCGGCTGCTGGCCAGCCCGGCCCGGCCTGGGATGCTGTGTGGAGGTCCCCAGCCCGGGGTGCAGGGGCCCTGTCAG GGAGATTCCGGGGGCCCTGTGCTGTGCCGCGAACCTGACGGACACTGGGTTCAAGCTGGGATCATCAGTTTTGCAACAGACTGTGCCCAGGAACACACTCCTGTGCTGCTGACCGACGTGACTGCTCACAGCTCCTGGCTCCAGGCTCAAGCTCAGGCGGCAGCCTTCCTAGCCCAGGACGCTGAGACCCCAGAGATCAGTGATGAGGACAGCTGTGTAG CCTGTGGATCCTTGAGGAGAGAAGGCCCCCAGGCAGAAGCTCCCTCCCCATGGCCCTGGGACGCCAGGCTGAAGCACCAAGGGAAGCTGGCCTGTGGCGGAGCCCTGGTGTCAGAGGAGGTGGTGCTGACTGCTGCCCACTGCTTCACTGG GCGCCAGACCCCAGAGGAATGGACTGTAGGCCTGGGGGCCGGAACAGAGGAGCGGGGCCTGAAGAAAGTCATCCTGCATGGGATGTATACCCACCCAGAGGGGGGCTATGACGTGGCCCTCCTGCTGCTCGCCCAGCCCGTAACACTGGGCTCCAGCCTGCGGCCCCTCTGCCTGCCCTACGCGGACCACCGCCTGCCTGATGGGGAACACGGCTGGGTCCTGGGGCTAGCCCGCCAAGGAGCAG GCACCAGCTCCCCTCAGACAGTGCCTGTGACCCTCCTGGGGCCCAGGGCCTGTAGCCGCCTGTACGCAGCCCTTGGGAGCGACAGAACCCCCATTCTGCCACAGGTGGTGTGCACCAGTGCTGTGGGTGAGCCGCCCGGCTGTGAG GGCCTGTCGGGGACACCGCTGGTGCACGAAGTGAGGGGCACATGGTTCCTGGCTGGGCTGCACAGCTTCGGAGATGCCTGCGAAGGCCCGGCAAGGCCTGCCGTCTTTACAGTGCTCCCCACCTATGAGAACTGGGTCAGCAGTTTGGAATGGCAGGTCTACTTCGCTGAGGAGCCAGAGCCTGAGGCCGAGCCTGAAAGCTGCCCAGCTAACAAGAGTACGTGGCCCTGGGGCCTCGTGCCAACACTGCCTCCGCAGACACCTTCTCTCTCgacctggggcagggcagggcagggtctgGCCTGA